Proteins encoded in a region of the Nocardia asteroides genome:
- a CDS encoding acyl-CoA dehydrogenase family protein, translated as MAKAAKVDATEEQARALVEESRETSWVKPSFAKEMFLGRFRLDLIHPYPQPSPEDAERTDAFLARLRTLCESMDGAVIEAEGRIPDEYVKGLAELGCFGLKIPQSYGGQGLSQLGYNRALMLVGSTHPSLGVLLSAHQSIGVPEPLKLAGTPEQKAEFLPRCAAGAVSAFLLTEPDVGSDPARMASTATPTEDGEAYVLNGVKLWTTNGVVAELLVVMARVPKSEGHRGGISAFVVEADSPGITVERRNSFMGLRGIENGLTRMHDVRVPKRNLIGREGDGLKIALTTLNAGRLAIPALCTAAAKWSLKIAREWSTQRVQWGRPVGEHAAVGQKIAFIAATTFALEAALDLSATMADEGRNDIRIEAALAKLWASEMSCQIADELVQIRGGRGYETAASLAARGERAVPAEQLVRDLRINRIFEGSSEIMRLLIAREMADAHMAAAGALVDRKAEFKDKAKAAVGATGFYAKWFPQLAVGAGTVPAAYTEFGVLARHLRFVERSARKQARSLMYAMGRWQAGLEYRQNFLGRIVDIGAELFAMSAACGRAQALLAAGAPEGKAAEELADTFCRQSRLRVRKLFDALWDNTDDDDRTLTRGVLDGRYDWLEDGVLDPSEGTGPWIAEWQMGPSTEENLLRPFLPSTRTRAQA; from the coding sequence ATGGCGAAAGCCGCGAAAGTCGACGCCACCGAAGAACAGGCCCGCGCACTGGTCGAGGAGTCCCGGGAAACGAGCTGGGTCAAGCCGTCATTCGCCAAGGAGATGTTCCTGGGACGGTTCCGTCTGGACCTCATCCACCCGTATCCGCAACCCAGCCCCGAGGATGCCGAACGAACCGATGCGTTCCTGGCCCGGCTGCGGACGTTGTGCGAGTCCATGGACGGAGCGGTCATCGAGGCGGAGGGACGGATTCCGGACGAGTACGTCAAAGGCTTGGCCGAACTCGGCTGCTTCGGCCTGAAGATCCCGCAATCGTATGGCGGTCAAGGCCTTTCCCAGTTGGGCTACAACCGAGCTCTGATGCTGGTCGGTTCGACGCACCCGAGCCTCGGCGTCCTGCTCTCGGCGCACCAGTCCATCGGGGTGCCCGAACCGCTCAAGCTGGCCGGCACCCCGGAGCAGAAAGCCGAGTTCCTGCCGCGCTGCGCGGCCGGAGCGGTCAGCGCGTTCCTGCTCACCGAGCCCGATGTCGGCTCCGACCCGGCCAGAATGGCCAGTACCGCGACGCCCACCGAGGACGGCGAGGCCTACGTGCTCAACGGCGTGAAGCTGTGGACCACCAACGGCGTGGTCGCCGAACTGCTGGTGGTGATGGCGCGCGTACCCAAGAGCGAGGGGCACCGCGGCGGCATCTCGGCGTTCGTGGTCGAGGCCGACTCGCCGGGCATCACGGTGGAGCGGCGCAACTCCTTCATGGGCTTGCGCGGCATCGAGAACGGCCTGACCCGGATGCACGACGTCCGGGTGCCCAAGCGCAATCTGATCGGGCGTGAGGGCGACGGTCTCAAGATCGCGCTGACCACACTGAACGCGGGCAGGCTCGCCATACCCGCGCTGTGCACCGCCGCCGCCAAGTGGTCGCTGAAGATCGCGCGGGAGTGGAGCACCCAGCGCGTGCAGTGGGGCAGGCCCGTCGGGGAGCACGCCGCCGTCGGCCAGAAGATCGCGTTCATCGCGGCCACCACGTTCGCGCTGGAAGCCGCGCTCGACCTTTCGGCCACCATGGCCGACGAGGGACGCAACGACATCCGGATCGAGGCGGCGCTGGCGAAGTTGTGGGCCAGCGAGATGAGCTGTCAGATCGCCGACGAACTCGTGCAGATTCGCGGCGGCCGCGGTTACGAGACGGCGGCCTCGCTCGCCGCACGGGGAGAGCGGGCCGTCCCCGCCGAGCAGTTGGTGCGCGATCTGCGCATCAACCGCATCTTCGAAGGCTCCAGCGAGATCATGCGGCTGCTGATCGCGCGGGAGATGGCCGACGCCCACATGGCGGCCGCGGGCGCGCTGGTCGACCGCAAGGCCGAGTTCAAAGACAAGGCGAAGGCGGCGGTCGGCGCGACGGGTTTCTACGCCAAGTGGTTCCCGCAGCTGGCGGTCGGGGCGGGTACGGTGCCCGCGGCGTACACCGAGTTCGGTGTGCTGGCACGGCACCTGCGGTTCGTCGAGCGTAGTGCGCGCAAACAGGCGAGGTCGCTGATGTACGCGATGGGCCGCTGGCAGGCCGGCCTGGAGTACCGGCAGAACTTCCTCGGCCGGATCGTCGACATCGGAGCCGAACTGTTCGCCATGTCGGCGGCCTGCGGTCGCGCCCAGGCATTACTCGCGGCGGGCGCGCCGGAGGGCAAGGCGGCCGAGGAACTGGCGGACACCTTCTGCAGGCAGTCGCGACTGCGCGTGCGCAAACTCTTCGACGCGCTGTGGGACAACACCGACGACGACGACCGCACCCTCACCCGCGGCGTGCTCGACGGCCGTTACGACTGGCTGGAGGACGGCGTGCTCGACCCGAGCGAGGGGACCGGGCCGTGGATCGCGGAGTGGCAGATGGGTCCGTCGACCGAGGAGAACCTCTTGCGTCCGTTCCTGCCCTCTACGCGAACCCGCGCACAGGCCTGA
- a CDS encoding alpha/beta hydrolase, which yields MSTTIARRAADYDGHRVTVSAQDGVPLAVHVFGAEAATATVVFVHGHCLRAESWSYLRDRLLGQWGDDTRMVFYDHRGHGESGVAHPSTYTIEQLGHDLDTVLRTVAPTGPVILVGHSMGAMVLLAYARLHPEAIGTRIVGVGLLAAAANGITEVGLARLLNRRAVNSLLAAVTRAPRVLQASKLLTRRLFAPLMREADFGARKVNPRIAALATAMMNDTPLLTMAGFLHSLITFDETATLHRLGAIPALVLAGSADIIFPFAHSVALASQLTGSELVRLEGAGHSVMLERAEEVALSIAGLVERAFAAARSCTEYAATG from the coding sequence ATGTCCACGACCATCGCCCGCCGCGCCGCCGATTACGACGGCCACCGAGTGACGGTGTCGGCCCAGGACGGTGTCCCCCTCGCGGTCCACGTCTTCGGCGCCGAGGCCGCCACCGCGACCGTCGTCTTCGTCCATGGTCACTGCTTGCGCGCGGAATCCTGGTCCTACCTGCGCGACCGGCTGCTCGGACAGTGGGGAGACGACACCAGGATGGTGTTCTACGACCACCGCGGCCACGGCGAATCCGGGGTGGCGCATCCCTCGACCTACACCATCGAGCAACTGGGCCACGACCTGGACACCGTGTTGCGGACGGTCGCGCCGACCGGGCCGGTGATCCTGGTCGGCCACTCGATGGGCGCGATGGTCTTGCTCGCTTACGCCCGGCTCCACCCGGAGGCGATCGGCACGCGCATAGTCGGCGTGGGCCTGCTCGCGGCCGCGGCCAACGGGATCACCGAGGTGGGGCTGGCGCGCCTGCTGAACCGGCGAGCGGTGAACTCGCTGCTAGCGGCCGTCACCCGCGCACCGAGGGTCCTGCAGGCATCGAAGCTCCTGACCCGCCGCCTGTTCGCGCCGCTCATGCGCGAGGCCGACTTCGGCGCCAGGAAGGTGAACCCCCGGATCGCCGCACTTGCCACCGCGATGATGAACGACACGCCGCTGCTGACCATGGCGGGCTTCCTGCACTCGCTGATCACCTTCGACGAGACGGCTACCCTGCACCGGCTCGGCGCGATACCCGCGCTGGTGCTGGCGGGCTCGGCGGACATCATCTTCCCGTTCGCGCACTCGGTGGCACTGGCTTCCCAGCTGACCGGTTCCGAGCTGGTGCGCCTGGAAGGCGCCGGGCACAGCGTGATGCTCGAGCGGGCCGAAGAGGTCGCGCTGTCCATCGCGGGACTCGTAGAACGCGCCTTCGCCGCGGCTCGCTCCTGCACCGAGTACGCCGCCACCGGCTGA
- a CDS encoding fumarate reductase/succinate dehydrogenase flavoprotein subunit, whose protein sequence is MAEVERHKYDVVVIGAGGAGLRAVIEAREHGLSVAVVCKSLFGKAHTVMAEGGCAAAMGNVNEKDNWQVHFRDTMRGGKFLNNWRMAELHAQEAPDRVWELETYGALFDRTPDGRISQRNFGGHTYPRLAHVGDRTGLEIIRTMQQKIVSLQQEDFAETGDYEKRIKVFAECTITELLKDGDRIAGAFGYWRESGRFILFESPAVVLATGGIGKSYKVTSNSWEYTGDGHALALRAGATLINMEFLQFHPTGMVWPPSVKGILVTEGVRGDGGVLKNTEGKRFMFDYIPPVFKGQYAETEEEADQWLRDNDSARRTPDLLPRDEVARAINEEVKAGRGTEHGGVFLDIASRMPAEEIVRRLPSMHHQFKELADVDITKEPMEVGPTCHYVMGGIEVEPDTGAATVPGLFAAGECSGGMHGSNRLGGNSLSDLLVFGRRAGLGAAAYVEQLGERPSVSDDDVAEAAKAAVAPFDPPADGNGENPYTLHTDLQQTMNDLVGIIRKEHEVREAIDKLAELRARFRHVTVEGHRQFNPGWHLALDLQNMLLVSECVAQAALLRTESRGGHTRDDHPSMDPTWRNQLLVCAVEPNTAGEPIPEVTVTRKEQPPMRSDLLALFDLGELEKYYTPDELAGHPAAAGHSTEREA, encoded by the coding sequence ATGGCAGAAGTGGAACGGCACAAATACGACGTCGTCGTGATCGGAGCGGGCGGCGCCGGATTGCGAGCGGTCATCGAAGCCAGGGAGCACGGGCTGTCCGTCGCGGTGGTGTGCAAGTCACTGTTCGGCAAGGCCCACACCGTGATGGCCGAAGGCGGCTGTGCGGCGGCGATGGGCAACGTCAACGAGAAAGACAATTGGCAGGTCCATTTCCGGGACACGATGCGCGGCGGCAAGTTCCTGAACAACTGGCGCATGGCCGAATTGCATGCCCAGGAAGCGCCCGATCGGGTGTGGGAGCTGGAAACCTATGGGGCCCTGTTCGATCGGACTCCGGACGGTCGCATCAGCCAGCGCAATTTCGGTGGCCACACCTACCCGCGCCTCGCGCACGTCGGCGACCGGACCGGTCTCGAGATCATCCGCACCATGCAGCAGAAGATCGTCTCGCTGCAGCAGGAGGATTTCGCCGAGACGGGTGACTACGAAAAGCGCATCAAGGTGTTCGCCGAATGCACCATCACCGAACTGCTCAAGGACGGCGACCGCATCGCCGGCGCCTTCGGCTATTGGCGGGAATCCGGCCGCTTCATCTTGTTCGAGTCTCCCGCAGTGGTGCTGGCGACCGGCGGCATCGGCAAGTCGTACAAGGTGACCTCGAACTCCTGGGAGTACACCGGCGACGGGCACGCGCTGGCGCTGCGCGCGGGCGCGACCCTGATCAACATGGAGTTCCTCCAGTTCCACCCGACCGGCATGGTCTGGCCGCCCAGCGTGAAGGGAATCCTCGTCACCGAGGGCGTGCGCGGCGACGGCGGGGTGCTGAAGAACACCGAGGGCAAGCGGTTCATGTTCGACTACATTCCGCCGGTCTTCAAGGGCCAGTACGCCGAGACCGAGGAAGAGGCCGACCAGTGGCTGCGCGACAACGACTCCGCGCGCCGCACGCCGGATCTGCTGCCGCGTGACGAGGTCGCGCGCGCCATCAACGAAGAGGTCAAGGCCGGGCGCGGCACCGAGCACGGCGGCGTGTTCCTCGACATCGCCTCCCGCATGCCCGCCGAGGAGATCGTGCGGCGGCTTCCCTCGATGCACCATCAGTTCAAAGAGCTCGCGGACGTGGACATCACCAAGGAGCCGATGGAGGTCGGTCCGACCTGCCACTACGTGATGGGCGGGATCGAAGTCGAGCCGGACACCGGTGCGGCCACGGTGCCAGGACTGTTCGCCGCGGGGGAGTGTTCCGGCGGCATGCACGGCTCCAATCGTCTGGGTGGCAACTCGCTGTCCGACCTGCTGGTGTTCGGCCGCAGGGCCGGACTCGGCGCCGCCGCCTATGTGGAACAGCTCGGCGAGCGGCCGTCGGTCTCGGATGACGACGTCGCCGAAGCCGCGAAGGCCGCCGTAGCGCCGTTCGATCCCCCCGCCGACGGCAACGGTGAGAACCCCTACACATTGCACACCGATTTGCAGCAGACGATGAACGACCTGGTCGGCATCATCCGCAAGGAGCATGAGGTGCGGGAGGCCATCGACAAGCTCGCCGAGCTGCGCGCCCGGTTCCGTCACGTGACCGTGGAGGGCCATCGCCAGTTCAATCCAGGCTGGCACCTGGCGCTCGACCTGCAGAACATGCTGCTGGTCAGCGAATGCGTGGCCCAGGCGGCGCTGCTGCGGACGGAGAGCCGTGGCGGGCACACCCGGGACGACCACCCGTCGATGGATCCGACCTGGCGCAACCAGTTGCTGGTCTGCGCGGTGGAACCGAACACGGCCGGTGAACCGATCCCCGAGGTCACCGTCACGCGCAAGGAACAGCCCCCGATGCGATCGGACCTGCTCGCCCTTTTCGATCTCGGCGAGCTCGAAAAGTACTACACACCGGATGAACTCGCCGGGCACCCGGCCGCGGCCGGGCATTCGACGGAGCGAGAGGCGTAA
- a CDS encoding succinate dehydrogenase/fumarate reductase iron-sulfur subunit, which yields MGYDAKFRVWRGDLDGGELHDFTVLVNEGEVVLDIIHRLQATQAPDLAVRWNCKAGKCGSCSAEVNGRPRLLCMTRMSTFTQDEVITVTPMRTFPVIKDLVTDVSFNYEKAREIPAFTPPADLKPGDYRMKQIDVERSQEFRKCIECFLCQDTCHVVRDHEENKQAFAGPRYLMRITELEMHPLDVGDRTDLAQDEHGLGLCNITKCCTEVCPEHIKITDNALIPMKERVADRKYDPLVWLGNKLFRR from the coding sequence ATGGGTTACGACGCCAAATTCCGCGTATGGCGCGGCGATCTCGACGGCGGAGAACTGCACGATTTCACCGTTCTGGTGAACGAGGGCGAGGTGGTGCTCGACATCATCCACCGGCTACAGGCCACGCAAGCGCCCGACCTGGCCGTGCGCTGGAACTGTAAGGCGGGCAAGTGCGGTTCGTGTTCGGCCGAGGTGAACGGCCGGCCGCGTCTGCTGTGCATGACGCGGATGTCCACCTTCACCCAGGACGAAGTGATCACGGTGACGCCGATGCGTACCTTCCCCGTGATCAAGGACCTCGTGACGGATGTGTCGTTCAATTACGAAAAGGCGCGGGAGATACCGGCTTTCACGCCGCCCGCCGATCTGAAACCGGGTGACTACCGGATGAAGCAGATCGATGTGGAGCGTTCCCAGGAATTCCGCAAATGCATCGAATGCTTCCTGTGCCAGGACACCTGTCACGTGGTGCGGGACCACGAGGAGAACAAGCAAGCCTTCGCGGGACCGCGCTATCTGATGCGGATCACCGAATTGGAGATGCATCCGCTGGACGTCGGCGACCGCACCGACCTCGCCCAGGATGAGCACGGTCTCGGCCTGTGCAATATCACCAAGTGCTGTACCGAGGTCTGCCCGGAACACATCAAGATCACCGACAACGCGTTGATCCCGATGAAGGAGCGGGTGGCCGATCGGAAATACGACCCGCTGGTGTGGCTGGGCAACAAGCTGTTCCGCCGCTAG
- a CDS encoding DUF397 domain-containing protein, whose amino-acid sequence MSIQGNANIDLTGATWRRAGEGEGNDSVEVALLADGHVGLRNGKDPDGPVLIFTPGEWAAFTAGVHDGEFDRPQ is encoded by the coding sequence GTGAGCATTCAGGGGAACGCGAACATAGACCTGACCGGCGCCACGTGGCGGAGGGCGGGGGAAGGCGAGGGGAACGACAGCGTGGAGGTGGCGCTGCTCGCCGACGGACACGTGGGTCTACGCAACGGGAAGGACCCCGACGGGCCGGTGCTGATCTTCACGCCCGGGGAGTGGGCCGCGTTCACGGCTGGTGTGCACGACGGTGAGTTCGACCGGCCGCAGTAG
- a CDS encoding DNA-directed RNA polymerase subunit beta — translation MEQSSLRDTPRSRCQFYRRECDLPAVVDPPELGRIVMRAGSVWALTMPSSLGQAVKAHMQSTRVRLGPILAHPRSNRWTFLIAPDLPESDTRLFAELFRLNVSVSRTGSTIALPSPTASVGAIRCWIVPPRNRFRPSGRVVVAAIRAWAGPPSRRR, via the coding sequence GTGGAACAGAGCTCGCTCAGGGATACACCACGGTCCAGATGTCAGTTCTATCGGCGCGAATGTGATCTGCCCGCCGTGGTCGACCCGCCCGAACTAGGGCGGATCGTGATGCGTGCCGGATCGGTATGGGCGTTGACCATGCCGAGCAGCCTCGGACAGGCGGTCAAGGCGCACATGCAGAGCACACGCGTCCGGCTGGGCCCGATCCTGGCGCACCCTCGCTCGAATCGATGGACTTTCCTGATCGCCCCGGACTTGCCCGAGAGCGATACGCGGCTGTTCGCGGAGCTGTTCCGGCTGAACGTGTCGGTATCCCGCACCGGATCGACGATCGCGTTGCCGTCGCCGACCGCGTCGGTCGGCGCGATCCGCTGCTGGATCGTCCCGCCGCGAAACAGGTTTCGTCCCTCCGGCCGAGTTGTGGTCGCGGCCATTCGCGCTTGGGCAGGGCCGCCGTCGCGCCGCCGCTGA
- a CDS encoding DNA-3-methyladenine glycosylase 2 family protein has protein sequence MTVEPGASRTVITDRPIDLASTVAPLGRGTGDPCHRVTGDGAHWHASRLPTGPVTYRLTQSGPCTVQARAWGPGAAEFLDGLEHMLCLDEDVSAFLPDHPKLVDACHRFPGLRMLRTGLVFEALVPAVLEQKVHTISARASWRKLVRQYGEPAPGPAPEGMRLPPDAGTWRRIPSWVYHRANVGPQRAQTIVRAARIAESLERAARVDPAEAARMLRTVPGIGVWTAAEIAQRAFGDADALSVGDYHLAAAVGWTLLGRPLDDDAMVEYLEPLRPHRYRAIRLLEISGHFHKPKFGPRTALTDHSRH, from the coding sequence CTGACGGTCGAGCCGGGAGCGAGCCGGACCGTGATCACGGATCGGCCGATCGATCTGGCGTCCACCGTCGCTCCACTCGGCCGCGGCACCGGCGATCCGTGCCACCGGGTGACCGGCGACGGCGCGCACTGGCACGCCTCCCGCCTGCCGACCGGGCCGGTAACCTACCGATTGACCCAGTCCGGTCCGTGCACGGTGCAGGCCCGCGCCTGGGGGCCGGGCGCGGCGGAATTCCTCGATGGTCTCGAGCACATGCTCTGTCTGGACGAGGACGTCTCGGCGTTCCTCCCGGATCATCCGAAGCTCGTCGATGCTTGTCACCGCTTCCCCGGCCTGCGCATGTTGCGCACGGGACTGGTGTTCGAAGCCTTGGTGCCCGCCGTGCTGGAACAAAAGGTGCACACCATCTCAGCGCGGGCGTCGTGGCGCAAGCTGGTGCGGCAGTACGGCGAACCCGCGCCGGGTCCCGCTCCGGAAGGAATGCGGCTGCCGCCGGACGCCGGTACTTGGCGGCGGATTCCTTCCTGGGTCTACCACCGGGCCAATGTCGGACCGCAGCGCGCACAGACCATCGTGCGTGCGGCTCGGATCGCCGAGTCGTTGGAGCGCGCGGCGCGGGTCGATCCCGCGGAGGCGGCCCGCATGCTGCGCACTGTCCCCGGTATCGGGGTGTGGACTGCCGCGGAGATCGCACAGCGGGCTTTCGGCGACGCGGACGCGTTGTCGGTCGGCGATTACCACCTGGCCGCCGCCGTCGGTTGGACCCTGCTCGGCCGACCGCTCGATGACGACGCGATGGTCGAATATCTGGAACCGCTTCGTCCGCACCGTTATCGGGCGATCCGCCTGCTGGAAATCAGCGGCCACTTTCACAAACCCAAGTTCGGTCCGCGCACCGCGCTGACGGATCACAGCAGGCACTGA